In the genome of Tautonia rosea, the window CCGACGCGATCCCGCCCAAGACCGCCCGCGATTACTACCTCCGGGGCACGGCCGCCCTGGCAAACGGGCAGATCGACCAGGCCGAAGATCTGCTCGACCGTGCCACCGGACTCGATCCACGGCGATTCTGGTCCTGGTTCGCGCTGGGACTCTGCCATTTCGAGCAGGAACGCTATGACGTGGCGGCCTCGGATTTCGCCATCTGCATCATTCTGAACGCCCGATCCTCCCAGGCCTTTGCTAATCGGGGGCTAGCGCTGGCCATGGACGGCCGGCCGGCCGAGGCGCGTCGTGCCTACGACGAAGCCGTGATCCTCGATCCCGACCTGATCCCCGCTCGGATCAATCGCGCGCTGGTTTGCCTGGAGCTCGAAGACCCGGCTCAGGCCGCCGACGACCTGCAATACGCCATCGAGTCCACCCGGAGTCGCGACCCCGCGTTGCTCGCCACCTGGGCCGAGGCCCTGGCCCGGTCCGGTTCCAAGGTCGAAGCCGATCATCGCTTCGGCGAGGCGTTGAAGGACCGCCCCGGCGATCCGGTCATCCTCGTCGCCCGTGGCTTCGTTCGACTCCCCGACGCTCCCGGCGCCGCCCGCGACGACTTCGAACGGGCGTTGAAGGCCGATCCTCGATCTCCCCGAGCCCATCTTGGCATCGCCCATGTCGTCCGTGCCGAGAATCCGAGTGAGGCTCTGGAGCACCTCGACACCGCGCTCGCGACCGAGCCGAATCTGATTGATGCGGTGCAGCTTCGCGCCCTGGTTCGTGCCCGGCTCGGCATGCGATCGGCCGTGGCCGATGTCGACACCCTCCGCCGATTCCCGACCGCCCACCGCCTCTACAATGCGGCCAGTGCCCTGGCCGTGCTCTGCGAAACGACCTCAGACAACTCGCTCAAGGACGACGCGCTGGCCTTGCTCCGTCGCGCCATCGACGCCGGATTTGACCCCTCCTTCGCCGCCTCTGATCCCGATCTCAATTGCCTGCGATCAATGCCGGCCTTCCAGAAACTTGTTCTCCCGAAATGACTCGATGGGCCTGAGTCACGAGAGCAAAGGCCAGCGGTTCGACGGGCGATCACCCCTCCGGTTCGATCGGTTCAATCGGCAGCGGCCGAGCCCCTCCGTCGATCCGGATATGCAGCCGAAGTGCCTCGACGACCCTCGCGAAGCTTTCGGCACTCATCGCCTCGGGAGCCCGGATTCGAACAACTTTGCCCGCATCGCTTTCCCAGAGCAACAGGTCGATGCGCACTCCTGACTCAGGGCTCGCGGTTCGAGACAGCGGTCGAGGTTCGGCTTCACGCTCCAATCCGATTTGTTCGCGGCGGGCAGGAGGAGCAGAGGCTTCGACGGGCGGTCGGGTGGAAGGGCCACCGTCCGGTCTGAGGATGCCGTCGTCTCCCAGAACCCCGGCGAACCTGGCTGACTCGACAAACGACTCGGCCGCTGCCAGCTTGGCCGATGCCGTGATCTGGTAACTATGATACAGCAGATTCGCCAGGCGATCCGGGTCCGGCACCCTCCGGTCGGCCAGGCGAACGAGCAGGTCGGAGTACAGCGGTGGTGCCTTCAAGGCTTCTCGATAGAGGCGAGGCAAGTCGGCCGGATCAACCGGGTGGAGAATGGCCCGGGAGAGGGGAGCGATCCGGTACCCCGAGCCTTCGAGCGTTAAGAGTCCGAACTGCCGGGCCGCACTCAATCGCGTTGAGAAGGTGCGCGTCTTGATGCTCTCAAAACCCATCGACGCCGCGATCGCCTCGGCCGAGGTCCCGTCGAGCCCCTGGTCATCGACGAATCGGGCCAGCTCGATCGCCTCGGAGAGCGGGGCACCGGGATACCGGGCGCTACGCTCTCGGCGTGCTCGAACGGCGGGAGCCTCGGAATCATCACTCACGCGGCACCCCCGATTGTCTCTCGCCTGGCCAGCACGAAGGCCGCGGTCAGTACGCTCGCCAGAAACGTGAGCACGGCCGCAATCCAGAGCCAGTCTTGACCCGCAATCGCCGCCGCGATGGCCATCACCGCCGTAACCAGAAGCAACGGCCGCCACGGTTGCAGCCGGAAGCTCAGACGGACGATCATCCTCAAAATCCGCACACCGTCTCGGAAGGCATTCAGCTTGCTCTGAGTCCCGGCGATCCGGGGGCGATACGGGACCGGTGCCTCGACCACCCGCAACCCCCGGCCGACGGCTTCGCCGGCCAGCTCCGTTTCAATCTCAAACCCTTCGGAACGGAGCCGCATCGTTCGCATCGCTCGGGGAGAGAAGACACGGTAGCCCGAGAGCAAATCCGTGGTCCCCGGCCCCACGAGCACCCAGAAACCGGCGCCGATCAGCAGGTTGCCAATGCTCCGAATCGGTGACATTGCCCCCGGCTCGGCGATCGGCTGGCGAATCCCGACCGCCATGTCGGCCCGACCTTCTCGAACGGCCGCCAGCAAAGGGCCGACGGCTGAGGCCGGATAGGTGCCATCGCCGTCGATCATCACCACTGCGTCGCGGTCGGCCAAATCGGCAAACATTCGACGCACGACGAACCCTTTGCCTTGCTCCGGCTCCGAAACGACCGTCGCTCCGGCTCTGGAGGCCTCAGAGGCGGTTAGGTCGGTCGAGTTGTTGTCAAAGACGACAATCTCGGCCTCGGGCAGTTCCTGACGCCATTCGGCCACCACGGCACCGATCGCCGCCTCCTCGTTATAGCAAGGAATCGCCACGGTCACTCGGGGGGATGTTGACGGGTTTGGATCACTCAACGGTCTTCCATGGGTCTCGCACTGGCGTTCGGACAAGCCTCCCCTCCTGGGACACGATGACCCATTGTTCCCCCAACCGCCTTCCGAGGCAACGCGGAGTCATCAGGCGATCCGGACATTCCTCCCGTTGTCCTTCCCCGAGCCTCGCCGATATGATGAGAACCGATCGGCCCGCGTCCGTGTCCAGCACGGAGGCGGGTCGATTCGTTCCGCGCCTGATCTCAATTGCCGGTCGTAATGCTCAACCTTCCGGCAGATCGTTTCGTGATCCCGAAGAATTGCACCCAAACGGACCAAAGGAGATGTGTTCGTGTCGAGCCGCCGGGTGATCAGTAATGGGGTGGCCTTTTTGATCGTGCTGACGTTGGTGCACCTGATTATTGATGCGTTCGCTGCATCGGTCCACCCGCTCTGGCCCGACCTGCAAAAGCGGCTCGGCGGAGGCGCAGCCATGATCCAGGCGGCCTTCCTCTTCTGGAGCCTCACCACTTCGGCCAGTCAGCTTGTCTTCGGCTACTTTGGCGACCGCTACCGAGGGGGCTGGATGCTCTGGGCTGGCCCCTTGGTTGGGATCGCCTGCATGGGGGCGGTCGGCCGAGCCGAGTCGTTGCCCGTACTCGTCGGCCTGTTGATGCTCGGCGGCCTCGGTGTGGCGGCCTTCCACCCGGAAGCCGCGGCGGCCGTTGGCCACGCCTTGCCCGAGTCGAGAAGTCGAGCCATGTCCCTCTTTGCCACCGGAGGGTTTCTCGGCCAGTCCCTCGGTCCGCTTGGAAGCGGCTGGATGTCGGAACGGTACGGCCTGTCTTTCCTCGTCTGGAACATCACCTGGGGCCTGGCCCTGGTGGCGATCTTAACCCCCTGGCTCCGATCGGCCACCGCCTCGATCGGATCAAGCCAGCAAGGCCGAGGCGTCTCGCTGCCTGAGTTGATTCAGGCCAGCGGCAGGCGTTTGGGGACGCTTGCCTGGATCGGCGTCCTGCGCACCTTGCCCGCGGCTGGAGCGCCGATTGCCTTGGCCTTTCTGCTGGAATCCCGAGGCGCGGGCAACGGGCGGATCGGCCTGGTTCAGGCGGCCTTTTTCGGAGGGATCGGCCTTGGCGGGCTTGTCTGTGCCGCATTGGTGAGTCGGAACCGAGAACGGACCGTTCTCTGGCTCCTCCCAATACTTGCGGCTCCCCTGCTCGCGGCCTGCCCCGTGGTCGCGGGCCCCTGGATGGTGGCGGCGTCTGGGACGCTTGGCCTCATTGTCGGGCTTGGCCTGCCGGTCTTCATCAGCTACGGACAGCAGCTTGTGCCAGAAGGGCCCCGGATCGCCAGCTCAATTACAATGGGCGTGACCTGGGGCCTCGGTGGAGCCTTCGTGGCCGGGATCATGGCCGTGAGTAACCATCTGGGCCGACCGGAACTGGCCTTCATCACCTTTGCCGCCTCCTCCTTGCTGGCGGGCCTGGCCTGTCTCCGGCTCCCCGAGCCGGGTAAACACCTGATCAAACCGCCTCCGGTCGTCCTCGACCCGGCTCGACCGGGGGAGGCCGTCGCCTGATCGACCGGAGCACGCGGCCCAATGAACCTCGCCGCCTTTGCTTTGTTGATCGTGATGGTGCTCGTCCTTCCAATTGTCTTGCTGGTGCAATTCATGATCGATTGGATCGGCGATCGGATCGAGGACCACTGGCCCAACCAAACCCGCGCAGCGTTGCTTCGCTTTTGGTTCCGATTGCTCGCGCCGCTGGTCCTCTCGGTCGTCTTGCTCATCCTGTTGATTGCCTTGATCCTCAACAGCCGAATCCTTCCCCACGCTTGACTCTCCCGCTGAAGACGCCATGAACACGCAGGTCGGGACCGTAACGCTGGTCGGCGCCGGCCCTGGAGATCCAGGGCTGTTAACCCGAGCCGGCGCTGAGGCGATCGCCCGGGCCGAGGTGCTTGTCTACGATCACCTGATCCAATCTCGATTGCTCGATCTTGCCCCACTTTCTGCCGATCGCGTCTTCGCCGGCAAGCAGCGGGGCCGATGCCCGGTCCCTCAGGACGAGATCAACGCCATGCTCGTCCGCTTTGCCCGCGAGGGGAAAGCGGTCGTGCGCCTCAAGGGGGGCGATCCCTACGTCTTCGGCCGAGGGGCCGAGGAGGCCGAATATCTCATCGCTCACGGCGTTCCCTTCCGGGTCATTCCGGGAGTCACTGCGGGGGTGGGCGCGACCTCTTACGCCGGGATTCCCGTCACGCACCGCGACGCGACCTCGGCCGTCGCCTTCATCACCGGCCACAACGAGCCCGGCGACCCGAGCGACCGCATCGACTGGCCCGCCCTCGCCCGGTTCCCCGGCACTCTCGTCTTCTACATGGGCTTCCGGCACCACGCAGCAATTTGTGCCACCCTCATCCGCCTCGGCGTGGCTCCCTCGACCCCCGCCGCGATCGTTTGCAATGGCTCCACCGCCTTGCAACGCACCGTCAGCGGGACGCTCGCCACTCTGGCCGACGTGGTTGCGGCGGCCGGTCCCGGCATCGGATCACCCGCCTTGCTCGTCGTCGGTCAGGTGGTGTCGCGTCGTGAGCCTTTGGCCTGGTTTGAGCGCCTCCCGCTCTTTGGTCGGTCGATCGTCGTCACTCGACCGATCGGCGAATCGGACCGCTCCGCATCCGATCTTGAAGCCCTTGGCGCCGAGGTCCTGATCGCCCCGACTGTCCAGATCCTTCCCATCGACGACCACGCGCCGATGGACGACGCCATCGACCGCCTGCCTTCCTTCGATTGGCTCGTCTTCACGTCCGGCAATGGCGTTCGCTACTTCCTCGACCGTCTCGAAAGCCGAGGACGCGACCTCCGCGCCCTCGGCCACCTGAAGCTCGCTGCCATCGGCCCCGCCACCGCCGAGGCTCTGGCTCGTTACCGACTCCGAGCCGACCTCGTCCCCGACTCATTCCGTTCCGAAGGCCTGGCTGAGGCGCTCGTCCCACGTGTCTCCGGCAAACGCGTCCTCCTGGCCCGCGCCGATCGGGGCCGCATGATCCTTCAGGAACAGCTCGCTCCCATCGCCCACGTTGAACAGATTCCCGTCTATCGCAACGCCGACGCCGACACCTTGCCCGCCGACGTGCTCGACTGCCTTGAACGCGGCTCGGTGGACTGGATCACCCTGACCAGCTCAGCCATCACCGCTCGTTTGCACACCTTGCTCCCGGAGTCGGCCCGAAGCCGGATCGCCTCAGGATTCATCCGCCTGGCCAGCATCAGCCCCGTCACGAGCGAGGCCGCCCGCCGCCTCGGCTGGCCCATCGCCGCCGAGGCCACCGAGCACACCTGGCCGGGTCTGCTCCGGTCCCTGATTGGTGTTGAGACAGGCCAGCAAAATCATTAAATCCCGAAGGTCGGATTGCACCGACTCAGGGCGTCTCGGGGGCAAGAAAAAGGTCGCCCGGAGTCGTTGTCCAGTTGGCCCCTTCTGCGTAGGGCGTCCCGCCGTCGTCCTGACCATCGGGGCCGACCGAGTAGAGGACGAATCCGGGGGCTGCTTCGGAAGCTCGATACACGAAGGGACCGCCGGTGAAAGGATCGGTCGGGAGCTTCTCGAAGAAATCCGGCACAAGCTGGTCCAGTCGGTCGGGCGGTGCGTTGTGGCGTGCTTCGAAGCCTCGAATCGCGAGATCAATCGCCAGCAGTCGAGCCATCGTTGAGGCTCGCAGCCAGGAATTCCGCCCCGCATCCAGAGCCGGGATGAGTAGCCCATCGAGTTTGCCTCGGACCCCTGGCACAAAGGTTCGGGCGAATTTCAAGCCCCGAGGGGCGGTTTCGAGGCCCCAGGCCGTTTCCAGGGCGATCGTCTTCTCGATGTCGGGCCGTTCGGCATCGAAGGCCATGACTTCTCGGGAAATCCTCCGGCATTGCTCCATGTCAAGATCGTCGCGGAGACTCCGAAGCCCTTCGACACCGGTCCGTTCGATGGCGACGCCCACAAGTGCGTGGAGCAGCAGGCCGTTCCGAGTCCCGTTTCGCGACAGTCCGAGGATCGCGAAGCAGCGCTCGGCTGCCTCGTCGATTCGTCCCTCCTCCTGCGCGACGATGGCATCGGCCAGCATGAGGCGTGCGAGCATCCGGAGTGTACCGAGTTCCCGCATTTCCGCGTCGGCTTGGGTGAAACTCAGTGGTACGCCACTCGGCAGTTCGAGCCCCTCGTCGGCGAGTTCCAGGGCATCCTGATTGGCGAGAACCCAGACCCGTAACTCAACCGGATCAGCCTCATCAATCGTGCCTTCGTTCGGCGGCGAACCTTCGATCATCAAGCCCGCCCGGACAAGCAAGTCAAACCCGTTCGGGTCCGGTATGGGTGGGGGGGAAGGGGGGCCTGACTGTTGGGCAAGGGCCAATACGATCGCACCAATGCTCACGATTCCGAGGGTTGCGAAGACCCATCGCATCCGGCGTTGTGGACGGCTGGACATCGAAGAACGCTCCACAAGAACGATGCCCATCGGGCCTGAAGTCTTGCGGGAACATTCGTCCGTCGGCGCGAGTTATTCAACGAGTGACATGGGGAAAGATCAGGGGCTTTCCCGACTAGCGCAGTTCTCGATACGTCTCGACCCCCTGCCAGATCACAAATGCGGCCCCCAGGATAAAGAGGATATCCAGGACGATGAATCGCCCGAAGATGCCCAGGGCCAGATCAAGTACGAAGAGGAGGGCCACCAGCCCCGCGACGATCATCGACGCGAAGCAGAGGATCTTCTCAGTCTCCATGACGGACGCGCTCCAGGCGGACGACGGACGGGAGGAGAGTCCTTTAGCTTGACTCTACCACATGCGACGGGGCCACAAGGGGCTTATCATGCCCGCGCCGGCCGAGCCGATCAAGCCAGCGACCCCGGCCGTTGCCGGGAAGATACGCGAAATCAGGAAGCTGGGCCATTCCCATCGAGCCCCTTGATCTCGATCCGACGCGGCTTGGCACGTTCGGCCTTCGGCAACGAAATCCGCAACACCCCATGTTTCAATTCGGCTGAAATCCGAGAGCGATCCACTTCATCACTCAGAATAAAGGTCCGCTGGTAGCAACCAAACGGAAATTCCTCCAGGAGCGCCGGGGCCGATTCGGGCACCGACCGCCGTGCTTCGGCTCGGAGTGTCAAGAGATTGTCTTCCAGATCAATCGCCACCGACTCCTCGACCGCTCCGGGCAGATCCGCCAGCAGAACCAGGCCGTCGGGCTCCTCGAAAATGTCGATCAGGGGGGTCTGCACGAAGGCCTGAGCAGATGTCGGTCTGGCCTCCGAGGGTTCTGACACCGAGGCCCGAGCGGGTGCTTCGGCGGGGACGCCTTCCCGCTGAGGACGGCCGATGGACACCGGAATCGGGCGCTGAGGGGTCGACATAAACAAGCCTCCGGAATCATCCAGGGAACCAGGATTCGACCGCATCGACGCCTCACGCTCAACCCAGGCTGGCGACGGCGATCTGTCGAGGACGGGCCTCGGCATCCTTGGGAAGAGTGACGGTGAGCACGCCGTGCGCGAATTGGGCCGAGGCTGCAGCGGAATCGACCCGCTCGGGCAACGTGACCGATCGGCCGAAGCGGCCGAAAGGTCGTTCCTGACGGCGGAAACAATCGTCCGAGGCCCCCTCGGGCCGCCGACGTTCTCCACGTAGCGTCAAGGTCTCTCCGGTGATCGTCAGGTCAATCTCCTGCGGATCGATCCCAGGAAGCTCGGCGGTGACGTAGTACAGGTCCCCCGCGTCATACAGATTGATGGCCGGAAACGGTCGCGCAAACCGCACCCCCAGCGACTCGAAATTGCCGAGAAGCCGTCCCACTTCCCTCCGGATCTCCCGAAACGGGTCCCAGGGGCCCGAGCCTTGCCACGGTAAACCATTCATATACGACTCTCCCGCCTCGTGATCGGAATACGATTGAACGATCACTGATGGGAATGGATCGGTGCATTTCTCGTGCCGCATACTCGTAAGCGGGCAAGGTGCACGGTGTGTTTGAGTCGCAATGCCTTGTTTTGAAAGAGGTTGTGGAAACGTATCGCGTTTGCTGGTCCTCGTGGGCTCACGAGGACTCTGCACTCGATCCTGCAAGAATGGCAGGTCTTCCAGGAAGAGTACGCCCCGAGGCGCTGAAGGTGCCAGATCGGCAGCCTGGTGGTGTCGACCGGGGGCTTCCTCCCGAACATCAACAGGACGAAGAAGTGTTGCTGACGGATGTCATGTGTGATCGGTGGTCCCGTCGGTTGTCGGCGCGGGTTCGACCTTCAAGGCCCGATCGGCGATGTCATGACGATACCAACCGCCCGTGAATCGGATGGCGGCCGCGGCCTTGTAGGCGCGTTCGCGAGCCTCGGCGATGCTGTCCCCGATCGCCGTGACGTTCAAGACCCGGCCACCGTCGGTCACGGTCCGAGGCCCTTGCGGCTCGTTCCGCAGGGTCGTTCCGGCGTGGAAGACCTTCACGCCTTCGACCCGATCGGCCTCGTCCAGACCGTTGATCGGCCGGCCGCGGTCGTAGTTGCCCGGATAGCCTTCGGAGGCCATGACCACGGTGATCGCCGGCCTCGGGTCCCAGTCCAGCTCGACGGTGTCGAGCCGCTCATCAACAACCGCGTCGAGCGCATCGAGCAGGTCGGAACGCAGTCGCATGAGAACTGCCTGAATCTCCGGGTCGCCGAAGCGGACGTTGAATTCCAGAACCTTCGGCCCTTGCTGCGTGAGCATCAGGCCCGCGTACAGGACCCCCCGGAACGCTTTGCGTGATCGTTTCATGGCATGAACGATCGGCACGAGAATCTCGCGCTCGACTTCGACCATTAGTTCCGGCGTGACGATCGGGGCAGGGGAGTAGGCCCCCATGCCTCCCGTGTTCGGCCCTTCGTCGCCGTCGAACGCCCGCTTGTGGTCCTGGCTCGATTCGAGCGGAATGATCGTTCGGCCGTCGGTCAGGGCCAGCACACTCGCCTCAACCCCGTCGAGCCGTTCCTCAATCAGGACCCGATCCCCGGCCCTCCCGTATGCCTGGCGGACCATGATCTCGTCGATCGCCTCGAGCGCCTCTCCCAGGTTCCGGCAAACGTACACTCCTTTGCCCGCCGCCAGACCGTCGGCCTTCACGACCAGCCCGATCGGCCGGGTCAGAACGTATCGCCGGGCCTCCTCGATCGTCTTGAACCCCCGACGCTTGCCCCGTTCATCAAACTCGACCTCGGCCGACCCTGGAAGAATCACCTGGCGAGGGTCGAGAATCGCCTCGATCGCCTCGATCGCCTCGGCCGCGGTTCGGCAATGCTGCGTCCCTCGAACCGGAGACTTCCCCTTCGGCCGTAGCGTCAGGGCCACTTCCCGCGAGAGCACGTACTGCTCGGCATCCGGAGCCGATCGGAAGACGCGAAACTCGGCCGTCGGAATCCCGGCCTGCCGCATCAGTTCCTTGGCGAAGATCTTGCTCCCTTCCAGCTCCGCCGCGTCCTTGCGAGGGCCGAAAATTCGCAACCCCTCGCGCTGGAAGGCATCGACCAGACCGTTGACCAGGGGCTCCTCGGGACCAACCACTGTCAGGCCGATGTCTCGACTCTTGGCGAACCGGATCAGCTCTCGGGTGTCCTTGGGATCGATCGCCACGTTCTCAGCGTCGCGAGCGGTGCCGGCGTTCCCCGGAGCGCAATAGACGGTGTTCACACGGGGGGATTGGCCGAGCTTCCAGCAAAGGGCGTGCTCACGACCACCCTTGCCAATGACCAGAACGTTCACGGATCGACTCCCTGCGACTCTCCGGATCGGCCCGGCGAGGAGCCGGCTCATCCTGTTTTCGTGGCTTGAAGCAGATCATTCTACTCAGCGACGATCAACTTCGCGCCGCCATCTTTTTTTCAACCGGTTGACGAGCCCAGTCGTCCCTCCACTTCGTGAGCGTTGGAGACGTGGTTTCGCATCCGTCGATCCGCTAGAATTCATCATCCTGATAATGCGCCCGGCCGTTGGGCCGATTAGCGCTCGAACGTGTTTGCCAGAGAGGAGCGATTTGCCGTGAAGCGCGTTGCTGTGGTCGGGGCCACCGGGGCCGTCGGAGAACGGATGATTCGGTTGCTGGAGGAACGCGCGTTTCCGGTCCAATCGCTCACCTGCCTCGCCTCCGAACGCTCGGCCGGGGCCAACCGAACAGCTCGGTTCGAAGGGCAAGAGATCCCCGTCGAGCCGATCCGCGAGGAGGCGTT includes:
- a CDS encoding Hsp20/alpha crystallin family protein codes for the protein MNGLPWQGSGPWDPFREIRREVGRLLGNFESLGVRFARPFPAINLYDAGDLYYVTAELPGIDPQEIDLTITGETLTLRGERRRPEGASDDCFRRQERPFGRFGRSVTLPERVDSAAASAQFAHGVLTVTLPKDAEARPRQIAVASLG
- the purD gene encoding phosphoribosylamine--glycine ligase, with the protein product MNVLVIGKGGREHALCWKLGQSPRVNTVYCAPGNAGTARDAENVAIDPKDTRELIRFAKSRDIGLTVVGPEEPLVNGLVDAFQREGLRIFGPRKDAAELEGSKIFAKELMRQAGIPTAEFRVFRSAPDAEQYVLSREVALTLRPKGKSPVRGTQHCRTAAEAIEAIEAILDPRQVILPGSAEVEFDERGKRRGFKTIEEARRYVLTRPIGLVVKADGLAAGKGVYVCRNLGEALEAIDEIMVRQAYGRAGDRVLIEERLDGVEASVLALTDGRTIIPLESSQDHKRAFDGDEGPNTGGMGAYSPAPIVTPELMVEVEREILVPIVHAMKRSRKAFRGVLYAGLMLTQQGPKVLEFNVRFGDPEIQAVLMRLRSDLLDALDAVVDERLDTVELDWDPRPAITVVMASEGYPGNYDRGRPINGLDEADRVEGVKVFHAGTTLRNEPQGPRTVTDGGRVLNVTAIGDSIAEARERAYKAAAAIRFTGGWYRHDIADRALKVEPAPTTDGTTDHT
- a CDS encoding MFS transporter yields the protein MSSRRVISNGVAFLIVLTLVHLIIDAFAASVHPLWPDLQKRLGGGAAMIQAAFLFWSLTTSASQLVFGYFGDRYRGGWMLWAGPLVGIACMGAVGRAESLPVLVGLLMLGGLGVAAFHPEAAAAVGHALPESRSRAMSLFATGGFLGQSLGPLGSGWMSERYGLSFLVWNITWGLALVAILTPWLRSATASIGSSQQGRGVSLPELIQASGRRLGTLAWIGVLRTLPAAGAPIALAFLLESRGAGNGRIGLVQAAFFGGIGLGGLVCAALVSRNRERTVLWLLPILAAPLLAACPVVAGPWMVAASGTLGLIVGLGLPVFISYGQQLVPEGPRIASSITMGVTWGLGGAFVAGIMAVSNHLGRPELAFITFAASSLLAGLACLRLPEPGKHLIKPPPVVLDPARPGEAVA
- the cobA gene encoding uroporphyrinogen-III C-methyltransferase, with the translated sequence MNTQVGTVTLVGAGPGDPGLLTRAGAEAIARAEVLVYDHLIQSRLLDLAPLSADRVFAGKQRGRCPVPQDEINAMLVRFAREGKAVVRLKGGDPYVFGRGAEEAEYLIAHGVPFRVIPGVTAGVGATSYAGIPVTHRDATSAVAFITGHNEPGDPSDRIDWPALARFPGTLVFYMGFRHHAAICATLIRLGVAPSTPAAIVCNGSTALQRTVSGTLATLADVVAAAGPGIGSPALLVVGQVVSRREPLAWFERLPLFGRSIVVTRPIGESDRSASDLEALGAEVLIAPTVQILPIDDHAPMDDAIDRLPSFDWLVFTSGNGVRYFLDRLESRGRDLRALGHLKLAAIGPATAEALARYRLRADLVPDSFRSEGLAEALVPRVSGKRVLLARADRGRMILQEQLAPIAHVEQIPVYRNADADTLPADVLDCLERGSVDWITLTSSAITARLHTLLPESARSRIASGFIRLASISPVTSEAARRLGWPIAAEATEHTWPGLLRSLIGVETGQQNH
- a CDS encoding glycosyltransferase, coding for MAIPCYNEEAAIGAVVAEWRQELPEAEIVVFDNNSTDLTASEASRAGATVVSEPEQGKGFVVRRMFADLADRDAVVMIDGDGTYPASAVGPLLAAVREGRADMAVGIRQPIAEPGAMSPIRSIGNLLIGAGFWVLVGPGTTDLLSGYRVFSPRAMRTMRLRSEGFEIETELAGEAVGRGLRVVEAPVPYRPRIAGTQSKLNAFRDGVRILRMIVRLSFRLQPWRPLLLVTAVMAIAAAIAGQDWLWIAAVLTFLASVLTAAFVLARRETIGGAA
- a CDS encoding Hsp20/alpha crystallin family protein yields the protein MSTPQRPIPVSIGRPQREGVPAEAPARASVSEPSEARPTSAQAFVQTPLIDIFEEPDGLVLLADLPGAVEESVAIDLEDNLLTLRAEARRSVPESAPALLEEFPFGCYQRTFILSDEVDRSRISAELKHGVLRISLPKAERAKPRRIEIKGLDGNGPAS